From Nitrospirota bacterium, the proteins below share one genomic window:
- a CDS encoding isoaspartyl peptidase/L-asparaginase family protein: MMRARRRQPVLLVHAGAGARAMTERQRACLAEALEAGYDLLRGGGPAIAAVEAAIRAMEASGAFNAGVGSRAQLDGIRRMDASIMEGRDLQAGAVAGLEGIRHPITAARLVMEKTAHVLLAGPQATRFARYFELEPLASFPGPRAPTKQPRGEVPAMLRLYRAMARRRRVGLETVGAVALDRTGSLAAGASTGGIAVMLPGRVGDTPLIGCGVYADDLAGAVSMTGVGEGIIRLAVAKEIADRLAAGAAPGAAARSVLARLAARLRGEAGALVLARDGRFAIRHTSPRMAAGWWTGRGKPVIKDKFER; the protein is encoded by the coding sequence ATGATGCGGGCTCGCCGTCGCCAGCCGGTCCTCCTCGTCCACGCCGGCGCCGGTGCTCGGGCCATGACGGAGCGCCAGCGGGCCTGCCTGGCCGAGGCGCTGGAGGCCGGCTATGACCTGCTGCGCGGCGGCGGGCCGGCGATTGCGGCCGTGGAAGCGGCCATCCGGGCGATGGAAGCGTCCGGTGCCTTCAACGCCGGCGTCGGCTCCCGCGCCCAGTTGGACGGGATTCGCCGGATGGACGCCTCGATCATGGAGGGGCGGGACCTGCAGGCCGGAGCGGTGGCCGGCCTCGAAGGGATTCGCCATCCGATCACCGCCGCCCGCCTCGTGATGGAGAAGACCGCACACGTCCTGCTGGCCGGTCCGCAGGCGACCCGGTTCGCCCGATACTTCGAGCTGGAACCTCTCGCCTCGTTCCCCGGCCCTCGCGCCCCCACGAAGCAGCCCCGTGGGGAGGTCCCAGCGATGCTCCGGCTGTATCGGGCCATGGCGCGGCGTCGGCGGGTCGGGCTGGAGACGGTGGGCGCCGTCGCCCTGGACCGGACGGGCAGCCTGGCAGCCGGCGCCTCGACCGGCGGCATCGCGGTGATGCTGCCCGGCCGGGTCGGGGATACGCCCCTGATCGGCTGCGGGGTCTATGCGGACGACCTGGCCGGCGCCGTCTCCATGACCGGGGTGGGGGAGGGCATCATCCGTCTGGCCGTGGCCAAGGAGATCGCGGACCGGCTCGCGGCCGGGGCCGCCCCCGGCGCAGCCGCCCGGTCCGTCCTCGCCCGGTTGGCGGCGCGCCTCCGAGGAGAGGCCGGCGCACTGGTTCTGGCGAGAGACGGCCGGTTCGCCATCCGCCATACGTCGCCGCGCATGGCGGCCGGCTGGTGGACCGGCCGCGGCAAACCGGTCATCAAAGACAAGTTTGAACGATGA